A genomic region of Barnesiella viscericola DSM 18177 contains the following coding sequences:
- the fucP gene encoding L-fucose:H+ symporter permease, translated as MKISIVSKNGVSYLLPFILITTCFALWGFANDITNPMVKAFSKIFRMSVTDGTLVQVAFYGGYFAMAFPAAMFIRKYTYKAGVLLGLGLYALGALAFFPAKLTGNYYPFLLAYFIMTCGLSFLETSCNPYILSMGSEETATRRLNLAQAFNPIGSLLGMYVAMNFIQNKLHPLDTAERAQLSHAEFEAIRDYDLSVLIAPYLIIGVVILVMLLVIRSTPMPRNADTSKSIDFIPTLKRIFSKRHYKYGVVAQFFYVGAQIMCWTFIIQYGTHLFTSQGMEEQAAEVLSQKYNIIAMVIFCVSRFICTFILKYVKPGRLLMVLAVAALVLTAGVIFCVESVWGMYCLVGVSACMSLMFPTIYGIALKGMGDDAKFGAAGLIMAILGGSVLPPVQAAIIDCKELFGMPAVNVSFILPFICFVVIVIYGYHMRRAV; from the coding sequence TTGCCAACGACATCACCAACCCGATGGTCAAGGCCTTTTCGAAAATCTTCCGCATGAGCGTGACCGACGGGACGCTGGTGCAGGTAGCCTTCTACGGAGGCTATTTTGCCATGGCTTTCCCGGCAGCCATGTTTATCCGCAAGTACACCTACAAGGCCGGTGTGCTGCTGGGGCTCGGCCTCTATGCGCTGGGTGCGCTGGCCTTTTTCCCGGCCAAGTTGACGGGCAACTACTATCCGTTTCTGTTGGCCTATTTTATCATGACCTGCGGTCTGTCGTTTCTCGAAACCAGTTGTAACCCCTATATTCTCTCCATGGGTTCCGAGGAGACGGCAACCCGCCGGCTCAACCTGGCCCAGGCCTTCAACCCCATCGGCTCGCTGCTGGGCATGTATGTGGCCATGAATTTTATCCAGAACAAGCTGCACCCGTTGGATACGGCCGAAAGGGCACAGCTCTCTCATGCCGAATTTGAGGCCATACGCGATTATGACCTGTCGGTGCTCATTGCCCCCTATCTGATTATCGGGGTGGTGATTCTCGTGATGCTGCTGGTCATTCGGTCGACGCCGATGCCCCGGAATGCCGATACTTCCAAGTCTATCGACTTTATTCCCACGCTGAAACGCATCTTTTCCAAGAGACATTATAAGTACGGCGTTGTCGCACAGTTCTTCTACGTAGGGGCACAGATCATGTGCTGGACCTTTATTATCCAGTACGGTACCCATCTGTTCACGTCGCAAGGTATGGAAGAGCAGGCGGCCGAGGTGTTGTCGCAGAAATACAATATCATAGCCATGGTTATCTTTTGCGTGAGCCGTTTCATCTGTACCTTTATCTTGAAGTATGTGAAGCCGGGCCGGCTTTTGATGGTGCTGGCGGTGGCGGCGCTTGTGCTCACGGCCGGGGTGATATTCTGTGTGGAGAGCGTTTGGGGCATGTATTGTCTGGTCGGGGTTTCGGCCTGCATGTCGCTGATGTTCCCCACCATCTACGGCATAGCCCTGAAAGGCATGGGCGACGATGCCAAGTTCGGTGCCGCCGGCCTTATCATGGCCATCTTGGGCGGGTCGGTGTTGCCGCCGGTTCAGGCCGCTATCATCGACTGCAAGGAGCTGTTCGGCATGCCGGCCGTGAATGTATCGTTCATTCTTCCCTTCATCTGTTTCGTGGTGATTGTCATCTACGGTTATCACATGCGCCGGGCGGTGTGA
- a CDS encoding CusA/CzcA family heavy metal efflux RND transporter — protein sequence MFAKIVHFSVRRKLFVALTTLLLLAGGVYSMLTLPIDAVPDITNNQVQIVTVSPTLAPQEVEQLITFPIEIAMSNVMNVEEIRSVSRFGLSLVTVVFKEDVPTLDARQLVNEQIQMVSGEIPPELGTPELMPITTGLGEIYQYVLKVAPGYEDRYDAMELRTIQDWIVKRQLSGIPGIVEINSFGGYLKQYEVAVDPDALYSLNITIGEVFEALSRNNQNTGGSYIEKVNRAYYIRSEGMINDLKDVEQIVVTNRGGIPVHIGDIGRVQFGAPKRFGAMTKDGEGECVGGIAMMLKGANANVVTKELEKRVAKVQQMLPEGVSVEPYLNRSELVNRNISTVIRNLVEGAIIVFLVLIIFLGNVRAGLIVASVIPLAMLFAFILMRIFNVSANLMSLGAIDFGIVVDGSIVILEGILAHLYGKELRGRTLTREQMNDEVEKGAGRVVRSATFAVLIILIVFFPILTLSGIEGKYFTPMAKTLVFCIIGALILSLTYVPMMASLCLKRTTTVKRTLADRFFGWLNRIYHRALRFSLAHVWGTIAGAFVALILSLLLFTKLGAEFIPTLDEGDFAMQMTLPAGSSLSRSIEVSLDAEKRLKERFPEIKHVVAKIGTAEVPTDPMAVEDADVMIVMKPFSEWTSASSRAEMVEKMKQCLDSVEGAEFNFSQPIQLRFNELMTGAKADIAIKLYGEDMTELYSKAREAARYVEQVPGAADVQVEQAMGLPQLLIHFDRAKIARYGIDIEELNTVIRTAYAGETAGVVFENERRFDLVVRLDKEKVSDLNIDKLFVRTKDNIQLPLSEVASIDLVNGPLQINRDATKRRVVIGVNVRDADIQQVVSQIRESLDKNVKLKPGYYFEYGGQFENLQNAISTLTVVIPIALMLILLLLFFAFHSVTYSLVVFSTVPLSLIGGIVALWLRGLPFSISAGVGFIALFGVAVLNGILMINHFNDIRNRTQYARCTNRIIAEGCPHLLRPVFLTGLVASLGFVPMAVATSAGAEVQRPLATVVIGGLIVSTVLTLIIIPVFYRVVGMLAARRLRRKSRRSMRKAALTVALVALAWPAVQAQQTVSMDQAVEIALNNNPRLKMAESEIERARVSKGEAWDGGSTSFSYSWGQLNGPDCHDNELSIEQSLGSLLTPFYKNALANTQISKGESYRDMVKREVKAEVKRAWAYYQYAFHLNTLYNGQKELAERLRNSGEQRYQQGDIDLAERNMITALATDLYTRWLEASEELSLSERRFAWACYSDEPLSPADTSLAVMPMPAASLSLSSRHLDYFNAQVQEKKEMLKIERSRFFPEFSVGYVRQKIAPVSGLNSWMVGVSLPILFFPQQSRAKQARIDLQIANWQAEDNRRQLSNRVSELQSQLVRQRERLLYYQRAAVKEAEALQNSALKKFQANETNITEFIQSLNAAREIQRGYIETVYAYNITVLELELYTE from the coding sequence ATGTTTGCAAAGATCGTACACTTTTCAGTCCGAAGGAAGCTGTTTGTAGCCCTGACTACGCTGCTGCTTCTGGCGGGGGGCGTCTACTCCATGCTGACGTTGCCCATCGATGCCGTGCCCGACATTACCAACAACCAGGTGCAGATTGTCACCGTGTCGCCCACGTTGGCTCCGCAAGAGGTGGAACAGCTCATTACCTTCCCTATCGAGATAGCCATGAGCAACGTGATGAATGTCGAGGAGATACGCTCGGTATCGCGTTTCGGGCTGTCGCTCGTGACGGTGGTTTTCAAGGAGGACGTGCCCACGTTGGATGCCCGCCAGCTGGTCAACGAGCAGATTCAAATGGTGTCGGGCGAGATTCCACCCGAGCTGGGAACGCCCGAGCTAATGCCTATCACCACCGGATTGGGTGAGATTTATCAATATGTACTCAAAGTGGCGCCGGGCTATGAAGACCGCTACGACGCCATGGAGCTGCGCACCATTCAGGACTGGATTGTGAAGCGGCAGCTCTCGGGTATTCCCGGCATCGTCGAAATCAACAGCTTCGGCGGTTATCTGAAACAATACGAAGTAGCGGTCGATCCCGATGCCCTCTATTCGCTCAACATCACCATCGGCGAGGTGTTCGAGGCCCTGAGCCGCAACAACCAGAACACCGGCGGTAGCTATATCGAGAAAGTGAACCGGGCCTACTATATCCGCTCGGAGGGTATGATTAACGACCTGAAAGATGTGGAGCAGATTGTGGTGACCAACCGGGGCGGTATACCGGTACACATCGGCGACATCGGCCGGGTGCAGTTCGGTGCTCCCAAGCGCTTCGGAGCCATGACCAAGGACGGTGAGGGCGAGTGTGTGGGTGGTATCGCCATGATGCTCAAAGGGGCCAACGCCAACGTGGTGACCAAGGAGTTGGAGAAGCGGGTGGCCAAGGTGCAGCAGATGTTGCCCGAAGGAGTGTCGGTCGAGCCTTACCTGAACCGCTCGGAACTGGTGAACCGCAATATCTCGACCGTGATACGCAACCTGGTAGAGGGTGCCATCATTGTGTTCCTGGTGCTCATCATCTTCCTGGGGAATGTGCGGGCCGGCCTGATTGTGGCGTCGGTCATTCCGCTGGCCATGCTCTTTGCCTTTATCCTGATGCGTATCTTCAACGTGTCGGCCAACTTGATGAGTCTCGGTGCCATCGACTTCGGTATCGTGGTCGACGGCTCCATCGTCATCTTGGAGGGTATCCTGGCCCATCTCTACGGGAAGGAGCTCAGGGGTCGCACCCTCACTCGTGAACAGATGAACGACGAGGTGGAAAAGGGGGCCGGGCGTGTGGTGCGCAGTGCCACGTTTGCCGTGCTCATCATCTTGATTGTGTTCTTCCCCATCTTGACCCTCTCGGGAATTGAAGGAAAATATTTTACGCCTATGGCCAAGACCCTGGTCTTCTGTATCATAGGTGCCCTTATTCTCTCCTTGACCTATGTGCCCATGATGGCTTCGCTCTGCCTGAAACGCACCACGACCGTCAAACGCACGCTGGCCGACCGTTTCTTCGGTTGGTTGAACCGGATTTACCACCGGGCACTCCGTTTCAGTCTGGCCCACGTGTGGGGAACCATCGCCGGAGCATTTGTCGCTCTGATACTCTCCCTGCTGCTCTTCACGAAATTGGGAGCCGAGTTTATTCCTACTCTCGACGAGGGTGATTTTGCCATGCAGATGACCCTCCCGGCCGGTAGCTCGCTGAGTCGGAGCATCGAGGTCTCGCTCGATGCCGAGAAACGGTTGAAGGAGCGTTTCCCCGAAATCAAGCATGTGGTGGCCAAAATCGGTACGGCCGAGGTGCCCACCGACCCGATGGCGGTCGAAGATGCCGACGTGATGATTGTCATGAAGCCATTCAGCGAATGGACCTCGGCGTCGAGCCGGGCCGAGATGGTGGAGAAGATGAAACAGTGTCTGGATTCCGTCGAAGGGGCCGAGTTCAATTTCAGCCAGCCTATCCAACTCCGGTTCAACGAGTTGATGACGGGTGCCAAGGCCGATATTGCCATCAAGCTCTATGGAGAGGATATGACCGAGCTGTACAGTAAAGCCCGCGAGGCTGCCCGCTACGTCGAGCAGGTGCCGGGTGCCGCCGATGTGCAGGTTGAGCAGGCCATGGGTCTGCCGCAGTTGCTCATTCATTTCGACCGGGCCAAGATAGCCCGCTACGGCATCGACATCGAAGAGCTGAACACCGTAATCCGCACCGCCTATGCCGGCGAGACGGCAGGTGTCGTCTTTGAGAACGAACGCCGGTTCGACCTCGTGGTACGTCTGGACAAGGAGAAAGTGAGCGACTTGAACATCGACAAGCTCTTTGTTCGCACGAAAGACAACATTCAACTCCCGTTGAGCGAGGTGGCCAGCATCGACCTGGTGAACGGTCCGCTCCAAATCAACCGCGACGCCACCAAACGTCGGGTGGTAATCGGGGTGAATGTGCGCGATGCCGACATTCAGCAGGTAGTGAGCCAGATCAGAGAGTCGCTCGACAAGAATGTGAAACTCAAACCCGGCTACTACTTTGAATACGGCGGCCAGTTCGAGAACCTGCAAAATGCCATCAGCACCCTCACGGTGGTTATCCCCATCGCTCTGATGCTCATTCTGTTGCTGCTCTTCTTTGCCTTTCACAGCGTCACCTATTCGCTGGTCGTATTCTCTACCGTGCCCCTCTCGCTTATCGGCGGAATCGTGGCCCTGTGGCTGCGGGGCTTGCCATTCAGTATCTCGGCCGGTGTGGGCTTCATCGCCCTCTTCGGTGTAGCGGTGCTGAACGGTATCTTGATGATTAACCATTTCAACGACATACGCAACCGCACGCAATATGCCCGATGCACCAACCGCATCATTGCCGAGGGGTGTCCGCATCTGTTGCGCCCTGTCTTCCTGACCGGACTGGTGGCCTCGCTGGGTTTTGTGCCGATGGCTGTTGCCACCTCGGCCGGTGCCGAGGTACAGCGTCCGCTGGCTACCGTGGTGATTGGCGGACTGATTGTCTCGACGGTGCTGACCCTGATTATTATCCCCGTCTTTTATCGGGTGGTAGGCATGCTGGCCGCCCGTCGCTTGCGTAGGAAGAGCCGTCGCTCGATGCGCAAGGCTGCGCTGACTGTCGCTCTCGTGGCACTTGCCTGGCCGGCCGTACAGGCTCAGCAGACGGTTTCGATGGACCAGGCGGTCGAGATTGCCTTGAACAACAACCCCCGCTTGAAGATGGCCGAATCGGAGATTGAGCGGGCTCGGGTCTCGAAGGGTGAGGCCTGGGACGGCGGCAGTACCTCGTTCAGCTATTCGTGGGGGCAACTCAATGGTCCCGACTGTCACGACAACGAGCTCTCCATCGAGCAGTCGCTCGGTTCCCTGCTCACCCCCTTCTACAAGAATGCCTTGGCCAACACCCAAATCAGCAAGGGTGAGAGCTATCGCGACATGGTGAAGCGTGAGGTGAAGGCCGAGGTGAAACGGGCGTGGGCCTATTACCAGTATGCCTTCCATCTCAACACGTTGTACAACGGGCAGAAGGAGTTGGCCGAACGGCTCAGAAACAGTGGCGAGCAACGCTACCAGCAGGGCGACATCGACCTGGCCGAACGCAACATGATTACCGCCTTGGCTACCGACCTCTATACCCGTTGGCTCGAAGCCTCCGAAGAGTTGTCGCTGTCCGAGCGCCGGTTTGCCTGGGCCTGTTACAGCGATGAACCTTTGTCGCCGGCCGATACTTCGCTGGCCGTGATGCCCATGCCGGCCGCCAGCTTGTCGCTCTCGTCACGCCATCTCGACTATTTCAACGCTCAGGTGCAGGAGAAGAAGGAGATGTTGAAAATCGAGCGCAGCCGTTTCTTCCCCGAGTTTTCGGTAGGGTATGTGCGCCAGAAGA